In Desulfurella sp., the genomic stretch ATTATTGATGGTTTTATGTTAAACTGATTTTGTATTGATTCGTTTGATATTTGTTGTAAAGCTGTTCTTGTGTTTTTGTAATTGATTAATACTTTTATAAATTGTTTTTGTGCTGCAGCTGGTATCAAAGTTGTTAATCCACCTATCAGGTTGAAACAAAAGGCAAATATAAATATTAGTTTCAAGTATTTGTTCGATAAATTGTTATTACTAAATATTAACATACTAAATGTTATTAGTATTAGGGCAATTGGAAAAAAACTAATTATAGCATGCCCCCCTACTAACCCAGGATCGTGTCTGGTAAAACCTTCTTTATACGCAATAAACAAAAGCAAAAAAAGTAGTAAAAATTGAGAAAATATTTTCTTTTGTTTGTTTTTAAAAGCTTTAATTACTATGTAAATAAAATAAGCAAGAATTATAAATGCCACAATTGTTTGTAAATGATTTCCATGTAGAAACATAGCAGGAGTATAGCCTTTAATTATTTGATAGCATCCTTTTATAAAAGGAATCAAGTTGTATATTTTTTGCTTCGATAATAAGTATAAGACTATAAAAAAAGTAAAAAACGATGCAAAGCCCACAAAACTTAAAAGCAAGTATTTTTTTGATTTAAAATTGTAAAATATCAAAATAGAAAAAATTATAAAGAAAACTATACTAAAAGGTAATATATTGAATTTTATGAGAGAAGCCAAAGCCAATATCATTCCGGATATTAGTGATACAAATAATATTTTGATGCCTACTTTATTGTGGTTTTCATCATTATAGTAATTAAAAAGATTTACAGAAATAACAACACTTATTAGAGCTAAAATCATAGATACAGGAAGTATTTTTACGCATTTTCCTCCCTAAACGAAAATCTTTTATGACCGATAAAACTTACAAATGTTGGAACGGATATACCTATGGCGTGCGCTACAGCTTCTGGATAGAAGTTAAATTTAATATATGGAAAAATATAGTCTGCTAAACCAATACTTATTATATAAACCTGTATCAGAGCAATAATATTAACCATGATAAAATACAAAATTGATTTTTTTATTGGCTGTATGCTTTTTTTGAAAACAAAAAGCCTAAATAGTATAAAAGCTACAAGCATTCCTGTCAAATACGCAAGTACCACGGCTAAACCAAAATTTACGAATTCGCTATAAAAAAATCTTGAGCCGAAATTTGCAAAAGCTGCAATACCGCCTGATAAAAGAAACTTATAAAATTGCCTGTATTTTGAAATTAAACCTTTAATCACTTTTTTTTACCAATAGCTTTTTCGGCCATATATTTCCCAAGTCTTATGCTTTCTGAAAGAGACCTGTCTTCCGGGTAATAATAAGAAGTATCTGCAATATAGAGATTATTGATAAAACTTATCGGCGGAATTTTATTGAGATAGCCTGGTTCGCATATAGGTTGTGCGTAGCGATATCTAAAAACCCTTATACTTTTAAAGTCTTTTTCACTTATGTTTTTGTTTATTTTGTTTATATAAGATTTCACTTTTTCAATAAAATACTCATCGCTTTTTTTATAGTCAGGGTGATCACTTGGCATATAAAAGGG encodes the following:
- a CDS encoding GtrA family protein; amino-acid sequence: MIKGLISKYRQFYKFLLSGGIAAFANFGSRFFYSEFVNFGLAVVLAYLTGMLVAFILFRLFVFKKSIQPIKKSILYFIMVNIIALIQVYIISIGLADYIFPYIKFNFYPEAVAHAIGISVPTFVSFIGHKRFSFREENA